One Pyxicephalus adspersus chromosome 3, UCB_Pads_2.0, whole genome shotgun sequence genomic window carries:
- the COX18 gene encoding cytochrome c oxidase assembly protein COX18, mitochondrial, whose product MFCHLVKNVSLWTRSSEFHSCVLLLPRRYLYARTIGVVDDKSHTKGRAAYSQISPDFHRYNGVYSKRLLLPSHLPLLPLNRNIISAASLAAASTGQVTGDHGVYAKMADSAPVHLAENVLISLQEVTGIPWWANILCATVILRTAVTLPLSIYQMYILAKVENLQSEIESLAKRLRYEVSVYGKQQGWSDKVAKFHFNKNMKRITTELYVRDNCHPFKASLIMWIQIPMWIFMSLALRNFSYCMNGSTTELFFHKQLQDGGALWFPDLTLPDSTWILPISLGVINLVLVEMFALRKIELSRFQRYLTNFIRAVSILMIPIAASVPSSMALYWVSSSFVGLTHNLLLRLPTVRRLFRVPRSKADSDTPYKDMFSAFITKYFKRK is encoded by the exons ATGTTTTGTCATTTAGTGAAGAATGTGTCTCTCTGGACAAGAAGCAGTGAATTCCATTCCTGTGTGCTCCTGCTGCCTAGAAGATATCTATATGCGAGGACCATTGGGGTGGTTGATGACAAAAGCCATACAAAAGGACGAGCAGCATATTCACAAATTTCCCCCGACTTCCATAGATATAATGGAGTGTATAGTAAAAGGCTTCTGCTTCCATCACATCTACCTTTACTTCCCCTTAACAGGAACATTATCTCTGCAGCCTCACTTGCAGCAGCATCGACTGGACAGGTGACTGGTGACCATGGAGTATATGCCAAAATGGCAGACTCTGCGCCTGTTCACTTGGCTGAAAATGTGCTTATATCATTACAAGAAGTTACAGGAATACCATGGTGGGCCAACATTTTATGCGCAACTGTCATACTCCGAACAGCAGTAACCCTCCCTCTGTCCATCTATCAGATGTATATTTTGGCGAAG GTGGAAAATTTACAATCGGAGATTGAAAGTTTAGCAAAACGGCTTCGATACGAGGTATCAGTATATGGAAAGCAGCAGGGATGGAGTGACAAAGTTGCAAA atttcatttcaataaaaacatgaagaGGATAACAACTGAGCTGTATGTTCGGGATAACTGTCACCCATTTAAAGCCAGTCTGATTATGTGGATCCAGATTCCAATGTGGATATTTATGTCTCTGGCTCTCAGAAATTTCAGCTACTGTATGAATGGGTCCACCACAG AATTGTTTTTTCACAAGCAACTGCAGGATGGTGGAGCACTCTGGTTTCCTGATCTTACACTTCCTGATTCTACTTGGATCCTCCCAATATCTTTGGGTGTCATCAACTTGGTGCTTGTAGAG ATGTTTGCCCTTCGTAAGATTGAACTCTCTAGGTTTCAGAGATACTTAACCAACTTTATTCGGGCAGTATCTATCTTGATGATCCCTATCGCAGCCAGTGTTCCTTCA agtATGGCCCTTTACTGGGTGTCCTCCAGCTTTGTAGGCTTAACTCATAATCTGCTGCTAAGATTGCCAACCGTTCGACGCCTCTTCCGGGTTCCACGGAGCAAGGCTGACTCTGACACACCCTACAAAGACATGTTTTCTGCATTTATAACAAagtactttaaaagaaaatag